One stretch of Actinacidiphila sp. DG2A-62 DNA includes these proteins:
- a CDS encoding FadR/GntR family transcriptional regulator, producing MDGDPAPAGPGASAPTQAPEPDPAAYRPGYELVAEEILRLIVELRLVPGDRMPTENQLASRLGTSRTVVREAVKILSAIGRVRAQRGRGLFVADDEGMLGSSRWGGFFLPTDLEHVYDLFEFRTVQEVAASRLAAVRATPAELRAIEAAAQTCREGHLSNRREVFDRGDDAFHLGVAAASHNPFLVDAVREARRLQRQSSVIGLHGRVGGHAEEAVAEHAAIHRAIRDGDPEAAARAATVHLDNTLQDYRREIRRRVFG from the coding sequence GTGGACGGCGACCCGGCACCGGCGGGCCCCGGCGCCTCCGCACCGACGCAGGCGCCCGAGCCGGACCCGGCGGCGTACCGCCCCGGCTACGAACTCGTCGCCGAGGAGATCCTGCGGCTGATCGTGGAGCTCCGCCTCGTACCCGGTGACCGGATGCCCACCGAGAACCAGTTGGCGTCGCGGCTGGGGACCAGCCGGACGGTGGTGCGCGAGGCGGTCAAGATCCTGTCCGCCATCGGCCGGGTCCGCGCCCAGCGCGGCCGCGGCCTCTTCGTGGCCGACGACGAGGGGATGCTCGGTTCGTCGCGGTGGGGCGGGTTCTTCCTCCCGACCGACCTGGAGCACGTCTACGACCTGTTCGAGTTCCGCACGGTGCAGGAGGTCGCGGCGAGCCGGTTGGCGGCGGTGCGGGCCACGCCGGCGGAGCTGCGGGCGATCGAGGCGGCTGCGCAGACCTGTCGGGAGGGCCATCTCAGCAATCGGCGCGAGGTGTTCGACCGGGGCGACGACGCCTTCCATCTGGGCGTCGCGGCGGCCTCGCACAATCCGTTCCTGGTGGACGCGGTGCGTGAGGCCAGGCGGTTGCAGCGCCAGTCCAGCGTCATCGGGCTGCACGGGAGGGTCGGCGGACATGCGGAGGAGGCCGTCGCGGAGCACGCGGCGATCCACCGCGCGATCAGGGACGGCGACCCCGAGGCCGCGGCACGGGCGGCCACCGTCCACCTGGACAACACCCTCCAGGACTACCGCCGCGAGATCCGGCGCCGCGTCTTCGGCTGA
- a CDS encoding ricin-type beta-trefoil lectin domain protein: MRRRTLLMPMLSALALVLAAVGTALGANAGAAAPAAPAAPAAATAGCGKAPSLSSGSHTITSGGQNRSYILRVPAGYDQNHPYRLVLGFHWVGGTAEDVDSGGTDGYNWSYYGLRRLADNDGNGTVFVAPQGLNNGWANTNGQDVTFVDDMLRQIEGGLCVDTGQVFSSGFSYGGAMTYALACARPAVFRAVAVYSGANLSGCGGGTQPVAYIGLHGIRDNVLPIADGRALRDTFVRNDGCTPQNPPEPAYGSLTHIVTAYSGCTAGHPVVWAAFDGAGHDPGPIDGSTGDGWHTWTSGVVWGFFTQFGGSAPPTSTPPTTPPSGGQEIVGAQSGRCVDVPDATTADGTQTELWDCNGGANQRWTYTSGKQLMVYGDKCLDASGQGTGNGTAAVIWDCNGQANQQWNLAADGSITGVQSGLCLDASGQATGNGTKIQLWSCNGQANQRWSLRG, encoded by the coding sequence ATGAGACGCAGAACCCTGCTCATGCCGATGCTGTCGGCCCTGGCGCTCGTCCTGGCAGCCGTCGGAACCGCGCTCGGCGCCAACGCCGGTGCGGCCGCCCCGGCCGCCCCGGCGGCTCCCGCCGCAGCCACCGCCGGCTGCGGCAAGGCGCCGTCGCTGTCGAGCGGCAGCCACACGATCACCAGCGGCGGCCAGAACCGCAGCTACATCCTGCGGGTCCCCGCCGGCTACGACCAGAACCACCCCTACCGGCTGGTCCTCGGGTTCCACTGGGTGGGCGGCACCGCCGAGGACGTCGACTCCGGCGGCACCGACGGATACAACTGGTCCTACTACGGCCTGCGGCGGCTCGCGGACAACGACGGCAACGGAACCGTCTTCGTCGCCCCCCAGGGCCTCAACAACGGCTGGGCCAACACCAACGGCCAGGACGTCACCTTCGTCGACGACATGCTCAGGCAGATCGAGGGCGGCCTGTGCGTGGACACGGGCCAGGTGTTCTCCTCGGGCTTCAGCTACGGCGGCGCGATGACGTACGCGCTGGCCTGCGCCCGGCCGGCGGTCTTCCGCGCCGTCGCCGTGTACTCCGGCGCCAACCTGAGCGGGTGCGGCGGCGGCACCCAACCCGTCGCCTACATCGGGCTGCACGGCATCAGGGACAACGTCCTGCCGATCGCCGACGGGCGGGCGCTGCGCGACACGTTCGTCAGAAACGACGGCTGCACCCCGCAGAACCCGCCGGAGCCGGCGTACGGCAGCCTGACCCACATCGTCACCGCCTACTCCGGCTGCACGGCCGGACACCCCGTGGTGTGGGCGGCCTTCGACGGGGCCGGCCACGACCCGGGTCCCATCGACGGGTCCACCGGGGACGGCTGGCACACCTGGACCTCGGGCGTGGTGTGGGGCTTCTTCACCCAGTTCGGCGGCAGCGCTCCGCCCACCAGCACGCCGCCGACCACCCCGCCGTCCGGCGGCCAGGAGATCGTCGGCGCGCAGTCGGGGCGCTGCGTCGACGTGCCCGACGCCACGACGGCCGACGGCACGCAGACCGAGCTGTGGGACTGCAACGGCGGCGCCAACCAGCGGTGGACCTACACCTCGGGCAAGCAGCTCATGGTCTACGGCGACAAGTGCCTCGACGCCTCCGGCCAGGGGACGGGCAACGGCACCGCGGCGGTGATCTGGGACTGCAACGGCCAGGCCAACCAGCAGTGGAACCTCGCCGCGGACGGCTCGATCACCGGTGTGCAGTCCGGGCTGTGCCTCGACGCGTCCGGCCAGGCCACGGGCAACGGCACGAAGATCCAGTTGTGGAGCTGCAACGGGCAGGCCAACCAGCGCTGGAGCCTGCGGGGCTGA
- a CDS encoding ricin-type beta-trefoil lectin domain protein — protein sequence MNKHSALLAAALAAALGAGAALPAAAATTGARAAAAPAATATALRLMPLGDSITWGYASPSGNGYRGYLYNDLAAEGHAQDFVGSLRGGTMSDPDNEGHSGWRIDQIAGIADSVLAAYQPNVVTLEIGTNDLNGNYQVSTAPDRLRSLIDQITRDVPATTVLVGTVIVSTSGTEEAVRPGFNAALPAIVQGEQAAGKHVSLVDMSAVTTADLADQLHPNDNGYRKMADAFNAAVQAADAAGWIRPPGSAAAGQVRSGIAGKCLDVNGGDSADGTPADIWTCNGSAGQTWSARTDGTLRALGKCLDATGRGTADGTKIELWDCNGGTNQQWQAYNGGYRNPVSGRCLDDPNLSATDGTQLVLWDCNGGANQQWTALPVS from the coding sequence ATGAACAAGCACTCCGCCCTCCTGGCGGCGGCCCTGGCCGCGGCGCTCGGCGCGGGCGCGGCCCTGCCGGCGGCAGCCGCGACCACCGGTGCGCGGGCCGCCGCCGCCCCCGCGGCCACGGCCACCGCCCTGCGGCTGATGCCGCTGGGCGACTCGATCACCTGGGGCTACGCCAGCCCGTCCGGGAACGGCTACCGGGGCTACCTCTACAACGACCTCGCGGCGGAGGGCCACGCGCAGGACTTCGTCGGCTCGCTGCGCGGCGGCACCATGTCCGACCCGGACAACGAGGGCCACTCCGGCTGGCGCATCGACCAGATAGCCGGCATCGCCGACTCCGTCCTGGCCGCCTACCAGCCCAACGTGGTCACGCTGGAGATCGGCACCAACGACCTGAACGGCAACTACCAGGTCTCCACCGCCCCCGACCGGCTCAGGTCGCTCATCGACCAGATCACCCGGGACGTCCCCGCCACGACCGTCCTGGTGGGCACCGTCATCGTCTCCACCAGCGGCACCGAGGAGGCCGTCCGGCCGGGGTTCAACGCCGCGCTGCCCGCGATCGTGCAGGGCGAGCAGGCCGCGGGCAAGCACGTGAGCCTGGTGGACATGAGCGCGGTGACGACCGCGGACCTGGCCGACCAGCTGCATCCCAACGACAACGGCTACCGCAAGATGGCGGACGCCTTCAACGCCGCGGTGCAGGCCGCGGACGCGGCGGGCTGGATCAGACCGCCGGGCTCCGCCGCGGCCGGGCAGGTGCGCTCCGGCATCGCGGGCAAGTGCCTCGACGTCAACGGCGGCGACAGCGCCGACGGGACGCCCGCGGACATCTGGACCTGCAACGGCTCGGCCGGACAGACGTGGTCCGCGAGGACCGACGGCACCCTGCGGGCGCTGGGCAAGTGCCTGGACGCCACCGGCCGCGGCACGGCCGACGGCACCAAGATCGAGCTGTGGGACTGCAACGGCGGGACGAACCAGCAGTGGCAGGCCTACAACGGCGGATACCGCAACCCGGTGTCCGGGCGCTGCCTGGACGACCCCAACCTGTCCGCCACCGACGGCACCCAGCTGGTCCTGTGGGACTGCAACGGCGGCGCCAACCAGCAGTGGACGGCGCTGCCGGTGTCCTGA
- a CDS encoding lectin codes for MTALLATLLATALTWSAPASAAAAPLVSTASGRCLDVKGNVDTPGSTLEIWDCNGQANQAFDLTSAGELRTLGGTRCVDASGGRTAPGTPVIIWTCNGQANQQWRHNADGTVTGVQSGLCLDVDGAATAAGTAVVLWTCNGQSNQKWSTASTTTPPTTPPAGGSHSCDIYAAGGTPCVAAHSTVRALYSSYGGSLYQVRRSSDNTTRDIGVLTAGGYADAAAQDAFCAGTSCVITVVYDQSGHGNDLWYQGSAQVPGSSQSSPAKATSESLTAGGTKAYSLYINPGNSYWRDGHLTGVPTGSAPEGAYMVTSGTHVNSGCCFDYGNSETDRKADAAGAMDAINFGTECWFGGCSGSGPWVQADLEWGLYSGGSQSWNPGQRAFPSTFVTAMLKNNGTSRFALKGGDAQSGSLTTLWDGALPSGYSPMKKQGAIVLGSGGDCCKPGGGANLSAGTFYEGAVVAGYPSDATDNAVQADIVAAGYR; via the coding sequence GTGACGGCGCTGCTCGCCACGCTGCTGGCGACCGCGCTGACGTGGTCGGCGCCGGCGTCGGCGGCGGCCGCACCGCTGGTGAGCACGGCCTCGGGACGCTGTCTGGACGTCAAGGGCAACGTCGACACACCCGGCAGCACCCTGGAGATCTGGGACTGCAACGGCCAGGCCAACCAGGCGTTCGACCTCACCTCGGCGGGTGAGCTGCGGACGCTGGGCGGCACCCGCTGCGTGGACGCCTCGGGCGGCCGGACCGCACCGGGGACGCCGGTGATCATCTGGACCTGCAACGGCCAGGCCAACCAGCAGTGGCGGCACAACGCCGACGGCACCGTCACCGGCGTGCAGTCCGGGCTGTGCCTGGACGTCGACGGCGCGGCCACCGCCGCCGGCACCGCCGTCGTCCTGTGGACCTGCAACGGCCAGAGCAACCAGAAGTGGAGCACGGCGTCGACGACGACGCCGCCCACCACCCCGCCGGCCGGCGGCTCGCACTCCTGCGACATCTACGCCGCGGGCGGCACGCCGTGCGTGGCCGCGCACAGCACGGTCCGGGCGCTCTACAGCTCCTACGGCGGCAGCCTCTACCAGGTCAGGCGCTCATCGGACAACACCACCAGGGACATCGGGGTGCTGACGGCGGGCGGCTACGCCGACGCCGCCGCGCAGGACGCGTTCTGCGCGGGGACCTCGTGCGTGATCACGGTGGTCTACGACCAGTCCGGCCACGGCAACGACCTGTGGTACCAGGGCTCGGCCCAGGTGCCCGGGTCGAGCCAGAGCAGCCCCGCGAAGGCGACCTCGGAGTCGCTGACGGCCGGCGGGACGAAGGCGTACTCGCTGTACATCAACCCCGGCAACAGCTACTGGCGGGACGGCCACCTGACGGGCGTGCCCACCGGCAGCGCCCCCGAGGGCGCGTACATGGTCACCAGCGGCACCCACGTCAACAGCGGCTGCTGCTTCGACTACGGCAACAGCGAGACCGACCGCAAGGCCGACGCGGCCGGAGCCATGGACGCGATCAACTTCGGCACCGAGTGCTGGTTCGGCGGCTGCTCGGGCAGCGGCCCCTGGGTCCAGGCGGACCTGGAATGGGGCCTGTACTCCGGCGGCAGCCAGTCCTGGAACCCCGGCCAGCGCGCCTTCCCGAGCACGTTCGTCACCGCGATGCTGAAGAACAACGGCACGTCCCGGTTCGCCCTCAAGGGCGGCGACGCGCAGTCCGGCAGCCTGACCACGCTGTGGGACGGCGCACTGCCCAGCGGCTACAGCCCGATGAAGAAGCAGGGGGCCATCGTCCTGGGCAGCGGCGGCGACTGCTGCAAGCCCGGCGGCGGCGCCAACCTCAGCGCCGGCACCTTCTACGAAGGGGCCGTCGTCGCGGGATACCCGTCCGACGCGACGGACAACGCGGTGCAGGCCGACATCGTCGCGGCCGGCTACCGCTGA
- a CDS encoding ricin-type beta-trefoil lectin domain protein yields the protein MSALSRLFRRLRTSTAVIAGLVMAAGGIVATVAQPAQAATSVTINGSSAGRTFDGVGAISGGGGNSRLLIDYPEPQRAQILDYLFRPGYGASLQILKAEIGGDTNSTSGAEPSHEHTRGDLNCNRGYEWWLMEQAKARNPNIKLYGLAWGAPGWIGNGTFWSTDMIGYVVSWLGCAKQHGLTIDYLGGWNERGYNISWYEQLRSALNSNGYGSVKIVAADSDWTVAGDVDSNAAFASAVDIIGTHYPCGYRSAQTSCTVPSSATSSGKQLWASENGSDDYNAGANAMARGINRGYIDGRMTAYINWPVVAAITPNIPYPTMGLALTPQPWSGYYAIGKSAWVMAQTSQFTAPGWQYLDSSSGYIGGNRNNGSYVSLKSTNKTDYSTVIETMDASAAQTLNFSVTGGLSTGTVHVWSTDVNSGNPADYFVHSADITPSGGAFSLTVQPGRVYTVTTTTGQGKGTATGPARSAMSLPYSDSFDGDTAGTEAKYLMDWQGAFEVVACGGGRSGMCVRQMSAQAPITWDPLTDPHTMLGDLNWGNYTVSSDVLLEKSGYAELLGRANTQSYSGAAGLNAYHLRVSDSGAWSILSSDTGGTVTTLAHGTTAALGTNRWHALSLAFFGSTITASIDGAAVGSASDYGYAAGQVGYATSQGETAQFDNLSVTPGPGGTGGGTSGPITGVASGRCVDVPNQSQTNGTQVELWDCNGGGNQQWTSTAAGELRVYGGSCLDAANQGTGAGTKVDIYTCNGGANQKWTFNADGTVTGNQSGLCLDATGNGTGNGTLLELWTCNGGGNQQWTRG from the coding sequence GTGTCAGCACTCAGCCGGCTGTTCCGGCGACTACGCACCTCGACGGCCGTGATCGCGGGCCTCGTCATGGCCGCCGGCGGCATCGTGGCCACCGTCGCCCAACCCGCCCAGGCCGCCACCTCCGTGACGATCAACGGCTCGTCGGCCGGCCGCACCTTCGACGGCGTCGGCGCGATCAGCGGCGGGGGCGGCAACAGCCGCCTGCTGATCGACTACCCCGAGCCCCAGCGCGCCCAGATCCTGGACTACCTGTTCCGCCCCGGCTACGGCGCCTCGCTGCAGATCCTCAAGGCGGAGATCGGCGGCGACACCAACTCCACCTCCGGCGCCGAGCCCAGCCACGAGCACACCAGGGGCGACCTGAACTGCAACCGCGGCTACGAGTGGTGGCTGATGGAGCAGGCCAAGGCCCGCAACCCGAACATCAAGCTGTACGGGCTCGCCTGGGGCGCGCCCGGCTGGATCGGCAACGGCACCTTCTGGTCCACCGACATGATCGGCTACGTGGTCTCCTGGCTGGGGTGCGCCAAGCAGCACGGGCTGACCATCGACTACCTCGGCGGCTGGAACGAGCGCGGCTACAACATCTCCTGGTACGAGCAGTTGCGCAGCGCCCTCAACAGCAACGGCTACGGCTCGGTCAAGATCGTCGCGGCCGACTCCGACTGGACCGTCGCGGGCGACGTGGACTCCAACGCGGCCTTCGCCTCCGCGGTCGACATCATCGGCACCCACTACCCCTGCGGCTACCGGTCCGCCCAGACCAGCTGCACCGTGCCGTCGTCCGCCACGTCCTCCGGCAAACAACTGTGGGCCAGCGAGAACGGCTCCGACGACTACAACGCCGGGGCGAACGCGATGGCCCGCGGCATCAACCGCGGCTACATCGACGGCCGGATGACGGCGTACATCAACTGGCCCGTGGTCGCCGCGATCACGCCGAACATCCCGTACCCCACCATGGGACTGGCGCTCACGCCGCAGCCGTGGTCCGGCTACTACGCGATCGGCAAGAGCGCCTGGGTGATGGCGCAGACCAGCCAGTTCACCGCGCCGGGCTGGCAGTACCTCGACTCCTCCAGCGGGTACATCGGCGGCAACCGCAACAACGGCAGCTACGTGTCCCTGAAGTCGACGAACAAGACGGACTACTCCACGGTCATCGAGACGATGGACGCGAGCGCCGCCCAGACGCTGAACTTCAGCGTCACCGGGGGACTGTCCACCGGGACGGTGCACGTGTGGTCGACCGACGTCAACTCCGGCAACCCGGCGGACTACTTCGTGCACTCCGCCGACATCACCCCGTCCGGCGGCGCCTTCAGCCTCACCGTGCAGCCCGGCCGGGTCTACACCGTCACCACCACGACCGGCCAGGGCAAGGGCACCGCGACCGGACCGGCCCGGAGCGCCATGAGCCTGCCGTACAGCGACTCCTTCGACGGCGACACCGCGGGCACCGAGGCGAAGTACCTCATGGACTGGCAGGGCGCCTTCGAGGTCGTCGCCTGCGGCGGCGGCCGCAGCGGCATGTGCGTACGCCAGATGAGCGCGCAGGCCCCGATCACCTGGGACCCGCTGACCGACCCCCACACCATGCTCGGGGACCTCAACTGGGGCAACTATACCGTCTCCTCCGACGTGCTGCTGGAGAAGTCCGGGTACGCCGAACTGCTCGGCCGCGCCAACACGCAGAGCTACAGCGGGGCGGCGGGCCTGAACGCCTACCACCTGCGGGTCAGCGACAGCGGCGCCTGGTCGATCCTCAGCTCCGACACCGGCGGCACGGTGACCACGCTGGCCCACGGCACCACCGCGGCGCTGGGCACCAACCGGTGGCACGCCCTGTCCCTCGCGTTCTTCGGCAGCACCATCACCGCCTCGATCGACGGCGCCGCCGTGGGGTCGGCGAGCGACTACGGCTACGCCGCCGGCCAGGTCGGCTACGCCACCAGCCAGGGCGAGACGGCGCAGTTCGACAACCTGTCCGTCACCCCCGGCCCGGGCGGCACGGGCGGCGGCACGAGCGGCCCGATCACCGGCGTCGCCTCCGGGCGGTGCGTGGACGTGCCCAACCAGTCGCAGACCAACGGCACCCAGGTCGAGCTGTGGGACTGCAACGGCGGCGGCAACCAGCAGTGGACCAGCACCGCGGCCGGCGAACTGCGGGTCTACGGCGGCTCCTGCCTGGACGCCGCGAACCAGGGCACCGGCGCCGGCACCAAGGTCGACATCTACACCTGCAACGGCGGCGCCAACCAGAAGTGGACGTTCAACGCCGACGGCACCGTCACCGGCAATCAGTCCGGACTGTGCCTGGACGCCACCGGCAACGGAACGGGCAACGGCACCCTGCTGGAGCTGTGGACCTGCAACGGCGGCGGCAACCAGCAGTGGACGCGCGGCTGA
- a CDS encoding alpha-L-fucosidase — protein MSPSPHPISQRRLLAAAGAGSAVGLLRFAPGAAATDGPGSYTASWSSVDQHPPAPAWFKDAKFGIYYHWGVFSVPAFGNEWYPRNMYIGGSAENSHHIATYGDPSVWPYHNFIDGARDKSGAFVQFAPRLASAGGAFDPDAWARLFKAAGARFAGPVAEHHDGFSLWNSRSNPWNSVQHGPKLDLVDLHAQAIRGQGLKFMASLHHAYHFNGYYDHVPYQSDATLRVLYGQQGTAAENQLWYDKLIEVIDGYQPDLIWQDFDLGLVQESYRLQFLAYYYNKAVSWNRDVVATYKDGLDDKGEVFDFERGGPSGLMTPYWLTDDSVSSSSWCYTNGIGYYTTQALLHALIDRTSKGGTMLLNIAPMADGTIPAGQQNVLRGMGDWLGRFGEAIYGTRAWSSYGEGPTAMGGGSFSGPKAGVAQDVRFTRSQDDKVLYATSLGWQGGTMTISTLNSRQFDISGLTSAQLLDDTAGSYIGLPAPTQDASGLHLAMPSSGAPFSALAYTVKLTFSGQIPPLGGGGTGTGYVKIANATSGLVLDSGGNVASGSNLKQWTYDGSTNLQWQLVDLGNGYHRIVNRTNGMVADSWGDTANGAPARQTNWNGGNNQQWSLTDLGNGRYRIVNRGTGTALDGAGSTAAGATTVLWAPNGSTNNQWTVTGV, from the coding sequence ATGTCCCCCTCCCCGCACCCGATCAGCCAGCGCCGGCTGCTGGCGGCGGCCGGCGCGGGCTCCGCCGTCGGCCTGCTGCGGTTCGCGCCCGGGGCCGCCGCGACCGACGGCCCCGGCAGCTACACCGCGAGCTGGTCGTCGGTGGACCAGCACCCTCCGGCCCCGGCCTGGTTTAAGGACGCCAAGTTCGGCATCTACTACCACTGGGGCGTCTTCAGCGTCCCCGCCTTCGGCAACGAGTGGTACCCGCGCAACATGTACATCGGCGGGTCGGCCGAGAACAGCCACCACATCGCCACCTACGGCGACCCGTCGGTCTGGCCGTACCACAACTTCATCGACGGCGCCCGCGACAAGAGCGGTGCCTTCGTGCAGTTCGCCCCCAGACTGGCCTCCGCCGGCGGCGCCTTCGACCCCGACGCGTGGGCGCGGCTGTTCAAGGCGGCGGGCGCGAGATTCGCCGGCCCCGTCGCCGAGCACCACGACGGGTTCTCCCTGTGGAACAGCAGGTCCAACCCGTGGAACTCCGTGCAGCACGGCCCGAAGCTCGACCTGGTCGACCTGCACGCGCAGGCCATCCGGGGCCAGGGGCTGAAGTTCATGGCGTCGCTGCACCACGCCTACCACTTCAACGGCTACTACGACCACGTGCCGTACCAGTCGGACGCCACGCTGCGCGTCCTGTACGGGCAGCAGGGCACGGCCGCGGAGAACCAGCTCTGGTACGACAAGCTGATCGAGGTCATCGACGGCTACCAACCGGACCTGATCTGGCAGGACTTCGACCTCGGACTGGTGCAGGAGTCCTACCGGCTGCAGTTCCTGGCGTACTACTACAACAAGGCCGTCTCCTGGAACAGGGACGTCGTCGCGACCTACAAGGACGGCCTGGACGACAAGGGCGAGGTCTTCGACTTCGAACGCGGCGGACCCTCCGGCCTCATGACGCCCTACTGGCTGACCGACGACAGCGTCTCCTCGTCCAGCTGGTGCTACACGAACGGCATCGGCTACTACACCACGCAGGCCCTGCTGCACGCGCTGATCGACCGGACCAGCAAGGGCGGCACCATGCTGCTCAACATCGCCCCCATGGCCGACGGGACCATCCCCGCCGGTCAGCAGAACGTCCTGCGCGGGATGGGCGACTGGCTCGGCCGCTTCGGAGAGGCGATCTACGGCACCCGCGCCTGGAGCAGCTACGGCGAGGGCCCCACCGCGATGGGCGGCGGCTCGTTCAGCGGCCCCAAGGCCGGTGTCGCGCAGGACGTCCGGTTCACCCGCAGTCAGGACGACAAGGTGCTCTACGCCACCTCGCTGGGCTGGCAGGGCGGCACCATGACCATCTCGACCCTCAACTCCCGCCAGTTCGACATCAGCGGCCTGACCAGCGCCCAGCTGCTGGACGACACCGCCGGCAGCTACATCGGCCTGCCCGCGCCGACCCAGGACGCCTCCGGCCTGCACCTGGCCATGCCGTCCTCCGGCGCGCCCTTCAGCGCCCTGGCGTACACGGTCAAGCTCACCTTCTCCGGCCAGATCCCGCCGCTGGGCGGCGGCGGGACCGGCACCGGGTACGTGAAGATCGCCAACGCCACCAGCGGGCTGGTGCTCGACAGCGGCGGCAACGTCGCCTCGGGCTCCAACCTCAAGCAGTGGACCTACGACGGCAGCACCAACCTGCAGTGGCAGCTGGTGGACCTCGGCAACGGCTACCACCGCATCGTCAACCGCACCAACGGCATGGTGGCCGACAGCTGGGGCGACACCGCCAACGGCGCGCCCGCGCGGCAGACGAACTGGAACGGCGGCAACAACCAGCAGTGGTCGCTCACCGACCTCGGCAACGGCCGCTACCGGATCGTCAACCGCGGCACCGGCACCGCTCTCGACGGCGCCGGCAGCACCGCGGCCGGCGCCACCACCGTGCTGTGGGCGCCCAACGGCAGCACCAACAACCAGTGGACCGTCACCGGCGTCTGA
- a CDS encoding MSMEG_6728 family protein, with amino-acid sequence MQTFLPYPGFTASADVLDARRLGKQRVEAIQVLRGLTVPGYGWRHHPAVRMWAGYEEALVRYGLDVCAVWTATGRADTCAATLLADLAAHRAGAAPPREQAELAAAGELPPWLGDPAFHRSHRSALLTRAPAHYGPLFPGTPPDLPYVWPATDRPWALPR; translated from the coding sequence GTGCAGACCTTTCTCCCCTACCCCGGCTTCACCGCCTCCGCCGACGTCCTGGACGCCCGCCGCCTGGGCAAGCAGCGGGTCGAGGCCATCCAGGTGCTGCGCGGCCTGACCGTCCCCGGCTACGGCTGGCGCCACCACCCGGCGGTGCGGATGTGGGCCGGTTACGAGGAGGCGCTGGTGCGGTACGGCCTCGACGTGTGCGCGGTGTGGACGGCCACCGGCCGGGCCGACACCTGCGCCGCGACTCTCCTCGCCGATCTCGCCGCCCACCGGGCCGGTGCGGCGCCGCCGCGCGAGCAGGCGGAGCTGGCCGCCGCCGGCGAACTGCCGCCGTGGCTGGGCGACCCGGCGTTCCACCGCAGCCACCGCTCCGCCCTGCTCACCCGCGCCCCCGCCCACTACGGGCCGCTGTTCCCCGGCACTCCCCCGGACCTGCCCTACGTCTGGCCGGCCACCGACCGCCCCTGGGCCCTGCCGAGGTAG
- a CDS encoding urease subunit gamma: MQLTPHEQERLLIHVAADVAERRRARGLRLNHPEAVALITAHVLEGARDGRTVAELMASGRTVLSRADVIDGIAEMIHDVQVEATFPDGTKLVTVHEPIV, encoded by the coding sequence GTGCAGTTGACCCCCCACGAGCAGGAGCGCCTGCTCATCCACGTCGCGGCCGACGTGGCCGAACGCCGCCGGGCCCGCGGCCTGCGGCTCAACCACCCCGAGGCGGTGGCCCTCATCACCGCCCACGTGCTGGAGGGCGCCCGCGACGGCCGCACCGTCGCCGAGCTGATGGCCTCCGGGCGCACCGTCCTCAGCCGCGCCGACGTCATCGACGGCATCGCGGAGATGATCCACGACGTGCAGGTGGAGGCCACCTTCCCGGACGGCACCAAGCTCGTCACCGTCCACGAGCCGATCGTCTGA
- a CDS encoding urease subunit beta, which produces MIPGEILHGDGPVVLNADRPVARLTVLNTADRPVQVGSHYHFAEANPGLRFDRAAARGLRLNIAAGTAVRFEPGIPAEVELVPIAGARVVAGLRGETGGPLDG; this is translated from the coding sequence GTGATCCCCGGAGAGATCCTTCACGGCGACGGACCGGTCGTGCTGAACGCGGACCGCCCGGTCGCCCGGCTGACCGTGCTGAACACCGCCGACCGGCCGGTCCAGGTCGGTTCCCACTACCACTTCGCCGAGGCCAACCCCGGCCTGCGGTTCGACCGCGCGGCCGCCCGCGGCCTGCGGCTGAACATCGCGGCCGGCACCGCCGTCCGCTTCGAGCCGGGCATCCCCGCGGAGGTCGAGCTGGTGCCGATCGCCGGGGCGCGCGTCGTGGCGGGCCTGCGCGGCGAGACCGGAGGCCCCCTCGATGGCTGA